One stretch of Pyrenophora tritici-repentis strain M4 chromosome 4, whole genome shotgun sequence DNA includes these proteins:
- a CDS encoding Ferredoxin translates to MATYSEQIVFCTGKEDWVSNIEQEEGETGDFVKGLKGVIGKGSPAFDPFTNVLITASSLPKSEQPDATTALLFPSFKRIPNIPHQPQAFSSFATAYLKARSLHLMHDGLSTEQKAALLRDESKASELPQAEDISKPTVLICGHGGRDQRCGILGPLLQSSFRREFERRDIEADVGLISHIGGHKYAGNVIMYLPTNMQGNALKGSGIWYGRVGPENVEGVVEETLVGGRVITELLRGGVMQGGGNIGRIVEAQLKRESGEEGHEGLRLKARARG, encoded by the exons ATGGCTACATATTCCGAGCAGATAGTTTTCTGCACAGGTAAAGAAGATTGGGTCAGCAACATAGAGCAAGAGGAGGGCGAGACGGGTGACTTCGTCAAAGGGCTGAAAGGTGTGATTGGAAAAGGAAGCCCTGCATTCGAC CCATTCACAAACGTCCTCATCACCGCATCCTCGTTACCGAAGAGTGAACAGCCTGATGCAACGACAGCACTACTCTTTCCGAGTTTCAAACGCATACCGAACATCCCGCATCAACCTCAGGCCTTTTCCAGTTTTGCGACTGCATATCTCAAGGCGAGAAGTCTGCATCTGATGCATGATGGCTTGTCCACTGAGCAGAAGGCTGCTTTGTTACGCGACGAGTCCAAGGCTAGCGAGTTGCCACAGGCTGAAGATATTTCAAAGCCTACCGTCCTCATCTGCGGACATGGCGGCCGCGACCAGCGTTGTGGTATACTAGGACCGCTCCTACAATCTTCTTTCCGCCGCGAATTCGAGCGCAGAGACATAGAAGCAGATGTAGGGTTAATAAGTCACATTGGTGGGCACAAATATGCTGGAAACGTCATCATGTATCTCCCTACAAACATGCAGGGCAATGCGCTCAAAGGATCAGGGATATGGTATGGACGTGTTGGGCCAGAGAATGTCGAAGGTGTCGTTGAGGAAACGCTGGTTGGAGGACGTGTCATCACTGAGTTGCTGAGAGGCGGCGTGATGCAGGGTGGGGGAAATATTGGAAGGATTGTTGAGGCGCAGTTGAAGAGGGAGAGTGGGGAGGAGGGGCATGAGGGGTTGAGGCTTAAGGCGAGGGCGAGGGGGTAA
- a CDS encoding Atrophin-1 multi-domain protein, whose translation MSLPAAEVAADFRDALQDLKMNSRPEISNLTLIAKENTEYAEAISNELDKHIRTTRPEYKLPALYVLDSIVKNVGTPYTVYIGRNLYKTFMESYLVMDQGTRKSMEGLLKTWKMPVPESMDPRPVFQADVTQDIENALAKFRAAQQQIRPQHALPPRPPSLNVAWRGTSTPPQTGPRYAAPNDPRTRPSHPSTPQYGPAPTATPPMTYNQPQQPQPMSSVDLADLKVEVTQLISTTQNMFAHNPADAALRTKLSALLSLKQILDTQTLPPQQLEAVRQQIRALAPPPAPTPIFAPSTPVYPPQQSMPPAYPPASPQVSASPGSAPPNVAQLLAGLSRPPVQSTPQPAPTTNPPVVNLAELLKRVSTPVQPNSASAPAPFQPPFQGYPPPVSTPVPAVQPPPQSTTPTTNLAELLAQFSKPGGAPSPMQSTPSQTTAASQLPPQPTSAPALGSSEWLLKILSNMPGSTPVNAMPMAPQPMAQQTPAPTSLMDQIALTTASMKQPRFNLISRLYEAKPNICATCGRRFENTTEGKEKKARHMDWHFKVKDPDAAKRGFHRSWYIPEKEWVEYREVDETAPNQSNDSASGGAKAKKQTKDRYVSVPQDVTLQQAPCPICQEKFETQWNVGANDFVWMDALNVGGKIYHATCFEEYSKGVGIEMPGTPDSVLGKRKADINANMDGKKVRAY comes from the exons ATGTCTCTGCCGGCTGCTGAAGTAGCAGCTGATTTCCGGGATGCTTTGCAAGATTTGAAGATGAATAGCAGACCAGAAATTAGTAACTTGACTCTCATCGCCAAAGAAAACACTGAGTATGCGGAAGCCATATCCAACGAGCTCGATAAGCATATTCGCACG ACACGCCCAGAGTATAAGCTTCCCGCTCTCTATGTGCTTGATTCCATTGTCAAGAATGTTGGAACCCCATATACCGTCTACATCGGTCGAAATCTCTACAAGACCTTTATGGAATCCTATCTTGTCATGGACCAGGGCACCCGCAAGAGTATGGAAGGCTTGCTGAAGACGTGGAAAATGCCTGTGCCCGAGTCGATGGATCCTCGCCCGGTGTTCCAAGCCGATGTGACGCAGGACATTGAGAATGCACTGGCTAAGTTTCGTGCAGCTCAGCAGCAGATCAGGCCACAGCATGCACTTCCACCTCGTCCTCCGTCGCTCAACGTAGCCTGGAGGGGCACATCAACACCACCGCAGACTGGCCCACGTTATGCTGCTCCCAACGACCCACGGACTCGACCA TCTCATCCATCAACTCCACAATACGGGCCTGCACCTACGGCCACACCGCCCATGACATACAATCAACCTCAACAGCCACAGCCCATGTCATCAGTTGACCTTGCTGATCTGAAGGTGGAGGTCACACAGCTGATTAGCACAACACAAAATATGTTCGCACATAATCCAGCCGATGCTGCTCTCCGAACAAAACTATCAGCGCTCCTGTCTCTCAAGCAAATCCTAGACACACAAACACTACCGCCGCAGCAACTAGAAGCTGTGCGCCAGCAAATCCGGGCATTGGCACCTCCACCTGCGCCAACTCCAATCTTTGCCCCGTCAACGCCAGTATACCCACCGCAGCAATCCATGCCTCCAGCCTACCCTCCCGCTTCTCCTCAAGTGAGTGCCTCTCCAGGCAGCGCTCCACCGAATGTTGCACAACTCCTTGCAGGCCTTAGTAGACCACCAGTGCAGTCAACACCGCAACCTGCACCAACGACAAATCCGCCAGTTGTGAATCTGGCAGAATTACTAAAACGCGTATCGACCCCCGTACAACCAAACTCCGCATCCGCGCCTGCTCCTTTCCAACCACCATTTCAAGGTTATCCACCCCCTGTCTCAACCCCAGTACCGGCAGTTCAGCCACCTCCGCAATCCACGACACCAACAACCAACTTGGCAGAACTTCTTGCGCAATTCAGCAAACCTGGCGGTGCACCATCTCCAATGCAATCGACTCCTTCGCAAACAACTGCTGCTTCCCAGTTGCCACCACAGCCCACTTCCGCCCCAGCGTTGGGTAGTTCTGAATGGCTCTTGAAAATTCTAAGCAATATGCCTGGATCCACACCTGTGAACGCAATGCCAATGGCACCCCAGCCCATGGCACAACAAACGCCGGCACCAACCAGTTTGATGGATCAGATTGCCCTTACCACCGCGTCGATGAAGCAACCTCGCTTCAACCTCATCTCCCGACTCTACGAAGCCAAGCCCAACATATGCGCTACCTGCGGTCGACGCTTTGAAAACACAACTGAAggcaaggagaagaaggctcGACATATGGACTGGCACTTTAAAGTCAAGGATCCAGATGCCGCGAAGCGAGGTTTTCACCGTTCCTGGTATATCCCCGAGAAGGAGTGGGTCGAATACAGGGAAGTCGACGAGACTGCTCCGAACCAATCGAACGACTCTGCTAGCGGCGGGGCAAAGGCCAAGAAGCAAACAAAGGATCGCTATGTCAGCGTTCCGCAGGATGTGACACTGCAGCAAGCACCATGTCCTATTTGCCAAGAGAAGTTTGAGACTCAGTGGAACGTGGGCGCCAACGACTTTGTATGGATGGATGCCTTGAATGTGGGTGGAAAGATTTACCATGCCACTTGTTTCGAAGAGTACAGTAAGGGTGTAGGCATTGAGATGCCCGGCACTCCAGACTCTGTTCTTGGGAAGAGGAAAGCTGATATTAATGCTAACATGGATGGGAAGAAGGTTCGGGCCTACTAG